The genomic interval TATAATAAAGTCCGGCATAGATGGAATTTTACTTTCAGGCTCAATTGGAAGATCTTCAAGATTTTCCTTTGGAAACTGGGATTGAAATTGTTTACTTAGGATTTCAGCTTTTTGCTGACTGTCTGTAATCAAAGTTCCTAATTCCGGATCTTTGAGAGCTGAAATACTGGTGTTATCATTTTTCAATGCTTTTATGAAACTGTATAGTTGTTTAGTGGATTCAGCACACTTGTCATGTATGAACTTTCTATATGATTTTCTGGTTTCCTTTTTTACAGATTTACGTATTTCACGGAACCTTTCCCACTCCTCAGGAGTGTTACTCTTGACCGCTCTGTTATATGCTCTTTGCTTTTTTCTTTGATGGCGTTTAATTTGAGATGTTATCCAAGGTGATGTTTTCTTACCCCTAACTATTTTTGAGGGAACATGTTTCTCCTCTGAAGCCAAAACTCTATCTTTGAGCTCATTCCAAAGATTCTCTGCATCGGTCACAGATAAATCTCTACTGGCGAAATCATCACTTATTTTCTGTGCGTCCGCCTTCCAATCTTCACAATTTGCTCTCTGATAGAGGTAGATCTTCCTAGGAGGCTGGTTAGACCTTTTAACAGAGGTGTTTAACACAATAGATGCAATCCCGTCGTGGTCACTGATACCAGGAACCACTGTTGATTTTGTGACTAAGGTGGGGTTCGTGGTGAAGAAAAGATCTAAAATTCTTTCACCTCTTGTTGGTTTGTCAATGACCTGCTCAAATCCAAAATCGGCAGCAATATTTATCAATTCTTTACTGATGTTAGCCTTTGGGGCACCTAGTTTGACAGATTGGTTACTCCAAATTATGTCTCCTAAATTTAAGTCCCCTGCTAACCACACATTACTATGCTGAGACTTTGTGATCTTACTGAGTGACTCCCTTAAGGTGCTCAAGTATGCCAAATCTGAACTTGGCGGCCTATAAAAAGCGCCAACAAGAATTGATTTTTCTCCAAACATCTCAATCTGGGTCCAGATAATTTCACCTTCAATATCAAAATCGGGTCTGTGCATACTAATTATGCCCTTTTTGGTGGCAATTAGGACACCTCCCCAGGATCTATCGATCAAAGACTTCCCATCTTTACTTTTCACTTTCTTTGGCAACCTGTCT from Apostichopus japonicus isolate 1M-3 chromosome 19, ASM3797524v1, whole genome shotgun sequence carries:
- the LOC139959500 gene encoding uncharacterized protein isoform X1; this encodes MHRPDFDIEGEIIWTQIEMFGEKSILVGAFYRPPSSDLAYLSTLRESLSKITKSQHSNVWLAGDLNLGDIIWSNQSVKLGAPKANISKELINIAADFGFEQVIDKPTRGERILDLFFTTNPTLVTKSTVVPGISDHDGIASIVLNTSVKRSNQPPRKIYLYQRANCEDWKADAQKISDDFASRDLSVTDAENLWNELKDRVLASEEKHVPSKIVRGKKTSPWITSQIKRHQRKKQRAYNRAVKSNTPEEWERFREIRKSVKKETRKSYRKFIHDKCAESTKQLYSFIKALKNDNTSISALKDPELGTLITDSQQKAEILSKQFQSQFPKENLEDLPIEPESKIPSMPDFIIHEAGVIKLLAELNSNKATGPDGNFSQISQNYSRRDRLGSQNNFSTFIRYRCSTNRLVDFKHNSHF